The Paraburkholderia sp. PREW-6R genomic interval CCAATGCTCACGTCGGCGTTGCTCAGCAACGTGCTGCCGTACAGGTTGCCATTGCCAAGGAAGTAGCCTTGGTTCCAGCCCGTGCTGTTGCTGTATTCGCTGGTCTGTGTTTCGAAGCTCGCGCCCATCACCACGTCGTGCCTGATACTGCCCGTGCTGAATTTGCCTTCCACCATCGCGTCGACGTTCTGATAGAAGTAGCGCGTCATGGCCGCGTACAGCGTGTTCGAGTAATTGCCCGCGTTATCGGATACATACAGCAAGCTGTCCGAATTCGTGCGGTTTTCCTTGGCGAAGCGATATTTCACACTGGCATGCCAGTTGTCGGAAAGGCGGTAATCGAGCCCGGTGCCGAATGACGCGAATTCCGTCTGATAGTAGTTTTGCGGCTGCGTGAGCGCATGCGTGACCGTACTTGCGTCGGGAATGCCCAGACCGCTGCCGAACATGAGGCCGAACAGCGTGCCATTGGTCTTGCGCTTCTGATACAGCGCGTCGGCGGTGAAGGTCAGGTCCGGTGTGATGCGGAAATCGAACGCGAGCGACGCGCTCTGGCGGCGTACGTGGCCGTTGTCTTCTGCGGTGTTGCCGTCTTCGTTCGCCAGATTCAGGCGGTAACCGAAGCGGTTGTCGTTGCCGAAGCGGCCGCCCAGATCGAGCGCCTCCGTGAACACGCCGGCCGATTTATAGCCGAACGTGAAGCTGCGGTACGGCGTGTCGGTGGGACGTTTCAACACATAGTTCACAATGCCGCCCGGCGCGCCGAACCCATACATGAAGCCCGACAGGCCCTTGAGCAACTCGACCTGCTCGAACGGTTCCAGCGACAGGTCGGCATCCCACGACGGAAACGTCTGGCCGTCAATCTTGACGCTGTTCAGCGTGTCGATCGGCATGCCGCGCACGGTGAACATCGAGTTCTCGCTGATTGCGTTGTCGCTCGTCACGGAGACGGCCGGGTCGTACTTGTACAGATCGTTCGCGGTCGTCGCGAACAGATCCTGTGCTTCGTCGCTCGTCACCACGTGGGTCGAAAAAGGCGTGTCGACCTGCTTGCGCGAACCCAGCGCACCGGCGCTGACGGTGTCGGCCTGCGCGACCGCAGCGTCTTTCGAAGCGGACACGCTGACGGCAGGCAAGGTGGCGCCGGCGTCGCTTGCCGCGGCCTGCGCCCATCCGGATTGCGACAATGTGGAAAGCGTCATGCCGACGCTGACCAGAAGCCCGGCGCTCAGCAGCGAAGGGGTACGACGAGGGCCGCGCGTAAAAAATGGCCGGCCGGCGACAAGTGGTTTCTGCATATTTTTTGATCTTGGCAGGCGTTGCCGTGCACGATCGGCGTGCGAACGGACGTCTGCGAGCGAGTGATTGTTTAACAGGTGATGAAAATGAAAGATTCGAGCGAATGTTAATGCATACGATTCGCATTTACAACTGTATAGACGCAGGGAGAGTCATCTATAAGACATATGTCTTAAGACATGGGTGACTTCGCTGGAAGCCTTATCTGGCGGGGCTCGATCACGTTTGCGCCGTTTGGGGAATGTGTTGGTCGGGCAGCGAATCGCCTAAAAGACGCATATACTGACGATCTGGCCGTGAAAGCAGTGCGTCCGCGCGCTGCGTTTTTCTGCCGGTTGCAAACTCGCAGCCTCGCGGGCTTAGCGCCACGAACGCTCTGTCTATCACCTCATTTAGCAAAGCATCAGACATGTCCACACCGCCGAAGATCATCTACACCCTGACCGACGAAGCGCCTGCTCTGGCGACCTACTCGCTGCTGCCGATCGTCAAGGCGTTCACGCGCTCGTCCGACGTGATCGTTGAAACGCGCGATATCTCGCTCGCCGGCCGGATCATCGCTGCATTTCCGGACTACCTGAGTGCGGAACAGAAGGGTTCCGACGATCTGGCGGAACTCGGTGGACTCACCACGCGTCCGGAAGCCAACATCATCAAGCTGCCGAACATCAGCGCGTCGGTGCCGCAGCTGAAGGCTGCGATTGCGGAACTGCGCGATCAGGGCTACAAGCTGCCGCCCTACCCGGACGTCGCCGCGACTGACGCTGAAAAAGACGTCAAGGCTCGCTACGACAAGATCAAGGGCAGCGCGGTGAACCCGGTGCTGCGCGAGGGCAATTCGGACCGCCGTGCGCCGCTATCGGTGAAAAATTACGCGCGCAAGCATCCGCACAAGATGGGCGCATGGACCGCCGATTCGAAGTCGCACGTTGCGCATATGAGCGGCGGCGATTTTTACGGTAGCGAAAAGTCGGCGCTGATCGCTAGGGCGGGCGCGGTCAAGATCGAATTGACAGCCGCTGACGGCAGCAAGACGGTTCTCAAAGAAAAAACCAATGTGCAAGCCGGCGAGATTATCGACGCGTCCGTGCTGAGCAAGAACGCGCTGCGCAAATTCATCGAAGCCGAGATCGACGATGCGAAGGCGAAAGGCGTGCTGTTTTCGGTGCACCTGAAAGCCACGATGATGAAGGTCTCGGACCCGATCATCTTCGGCCATGTGGTTTCGGTGTTCTACCAGGACGTGCTGACCAAGCACGCTGACGCACTGGCGAAAGCCGGCTTCAACCCGAACAACGGCATTGGCGACCTGTACGCGCGCCTGAAAGACCTGCCGGCGGAAACGCGCGAAGCGATTGAGGCCGACATCAAGGCGCAATACGAAAAGCGTCCGCATCTCGCCATGGTCAATTCGGACAAAGGCATTACCAGCCTGCATGTGCCGAGCGACGTGATCGTCGACGCTTCCATGCCGGCCATGATCCGCGAGTCGGGCAAGATGTGGGGCGCGGACGGCGCGCTGCACGACGCGAAGGCCGTGATTCCGGACCGTTGCTACGCGGGCGTGTATCAGGCAGTGATCGAAGACTGCAAGAAAAATGGCGCATTCGATCCGGTCACCATGGGCACGGTGCCGAACGTCGGCCTGATGGCGCAAGCCGCTGAGGAATACGGTTCACACGACAAGACGTTCCAGATTCCGGCTAACGGTGTGGTGAAAGTCACGGACGCCACCGGCACGGTGCTGATCGAGCAACCGGTGGAAGCGGGCGACATCTGGCGCATGTGCCAGACGAAAGACGCGCCGGTGCAGGACTGGGTGAAGCTCGCGGTCAACCGCGCACGCGCCACGAACACGCCCGCTGTGTTCTGGCTCGATCCGGCCCGCGCGCACGACGCGCAGATCATCAAGAAGGTCGAGCAGTACCTGAAAGACCACGACACGAACGGTCTGGACATCCGCATCATGACGCCGGTCGAAGCCACGAAGTTCTCGCTCGAGCGGATCCGCGCGGGTAAGGACACGATTTCGGTCACCGGTAACGTGCTGCGCGATTATCTGACGGACCTGTTCCCGATCATGGAACTGGGCACCAGCGCGAAGATGCTGTCCATCGTTCCGTTGATGGAAGGCGGCGGTCTGTTCGAAACGGGCGCGGGCGGTTCGGCGCCGAAGCACGTTCAGCAACTGGTAGAAGAAGGTTTCCTGCGGTGGGACTCGCTGGGCGAATTCCTGGCGCTGGCGGCGTCGCTCGAACATCTGAGCAACGCGTACCACAACCCGAAGGCGCAGGTTCTCGCCAAAACGCTGGATCAGGCTACCGGCAAGTTCCTCGACAACGACAAGTCGCCGGCGCGCAAGGTTGGCGGTATCGACAACCGGGGCAGCCACTTCTACCTCGCCATGTACTGGGCCGAAGCACTGGCCGCACAAACGGAAGACGCGCAGTTGCAGGCGCAATTCTCGGGTGTTGCCAAGGCCATGGCCGAAAACGAGGCGAGGATTCTCGAAGAGTTGGCGGCGGCACAGGGCAAGCCGGTGGATATCGGCGGCTACTATCGTCCGAACGTCGACAAGACGAGCCAGGCCATGCGGCCGAGCGCTACGCTGAACAAGATCGTGGACGCAATCGCGTAAGCAGGCACCTGAACAGGCGCCTGAATAAGCGCAAGTAGCAGCAATCACGACGATGGCGCTTTTGGGCGCCATCGTCGTTTTTACGTCTGCGTGGAAAGCCGCCATGCCAGCCTTAGACGTGGACGATTTCCCATTCGCTGAGCTTCTCAGGGATTTCCAGCGTGGACGTGTCGTCGCCTTCCGAGAGATGCGAGCAGGTCAGGCCGCGCGCCAGGTCGTCTGCCGCCTGTTGCGGGCTGGAGAACTCGCCGAGCGTCTGATTGCCGTACGTCGCCTCCCAGCCTTCCTGGCCCGGCAAAATGTAGAACGCTCCCTGGGTCGATCCAAAACGAAATCCTTTCATTTTTACTCTCCCAACGCCGATTAAAAAATGGGTGAGGCTACGGCGCTCCATGCACTGAGTGAGGGCTGGTGCTTCTGGCTTGCGTCCCATCTTTTGAAACACCCGTCAGACTGCCCTTGCATGAATCGTCGGCTCTTGTAAAAGAGTCTACGTCAGGCCGTCGGCGCGTAAGAGTCTGTTATCCAGTTCTTTACGTCGAAATAAATCGTTTATAAACAATGATTTGATTGCGACGTCTCGCGATGTGCAATGCGGGGCGACATTGCGAAATGACGGATTTGTGCCACGCACCACGAATTTTTACGAAGCAGTGGTTCGTTTCATATTGCGAAATTTCCGCGACTTTGAGCGTTTCGAAAGTTTTTTTCAACGGATTGCCGTGCACCGGTCGGCCAAACGCAGCCGCTTCAATCCGCCACGTCATTCAGAAAATCCAGCACAACACGATTGAATGCCGCTGGCCGCTGCAAGGGTGCGAAATGGCTGACATCCGCGAGCCTGATCAACTTGGCGCCGGGAATCGTGCGAGCCAGATAGTCGGCATGCTCTGGCTTGATGAACTCGTCGTGCTCGCTTTGCACGATGGCAACGCGCACGCCGATACGCGCGAGGTCGTTTGCGGAATAGTTGGGCTGGGTCTTCATCATGGCGCTGACCGCGGCCACGAACGTGTCGAAATCGTCCGGTGTGGACGAGAGTTCAGCGTAGTCCGCCGAATGACGACGGAAGCAGCGTTCAATCACCGGCGTCGGCACAAATGCCCTCGCGCCACTCGGGTCCATATTGCAGCCGAAGAAAAACACGCCCAACACGCGCTCGGGCGCGAGGCTGGCCAGTACCAGTGAAGTACACGCACCATCGCTCCAGCCGACGAACGCAGCCTTCGTGAGATCGAGCACGTCCATCACCGCGAGCACGTCGGACGCCATCAATTCATACGAGTAGGGCCGCGCGTCGCGCGTGCTGCGGCCATGCCCGCGGCTGTCGATCACGATGACGCGCCGCCCGGCATCGACGAGCGCGAGGACCTGATAACCCCAGTTGCCGCTATGCCCAAGCCCGCCGTGCAACAGGATCACTGGCGCGCCCGTTCCGAAGCACGCGTACCAGATACGCGCACCGTTGTGTTCCACATAGCCCGATTCGGCGGACGCAGGTAGCGGCGGCGCGCCGGACGTTTCGAAACGCTTCAGGTCATCGTCTTGGATCGGCGTGCTGGGTGGCATTGTCGTCCGCTCCATGGCTGGCCGATACGGATAGGTAGCCCGTCGAGATCGGTGCAATCAACGGACCTGCGAAAGGCTACGCGCGAGGAAATCGTTCCCTGCGCGGTGGCGAACGCGCGCCATAACCGGACAGAGTGAACAGACAAGCCGTGCCCGGGAGTCGTCAGACGCCTGCCGTTCCCACCTCATGCGCGCGCCGAAGGCGCTCGCGGCTATTGCTCAAATGCATGCGCATCGCGGCGCGGGCGTCGTCGGCATCCTGGCGTTCGATGGCGCGGTAAATGAGCCGATGCTCGTTGAGGACGTTGCGCAAATGCTCGACATGATCGAGTTCGGCAATCTCGGCGGACCCGAGCCGGGTGCGTGGACTTACGGCGCGCCCAAGCTGACTGAGCACGTCGAAGAAATAGCGGTTGCCGCTCGCCCGCGCAATCTGCAAATGAAACTCGATGTCGTGCGCTACCGTGTCGGTGCTACCGCGCTCAAGCTCTGTCTCGAAGCGTTCGAGCGCGCCACGCATCTGCTTCAGATGGTGTTCGCTGCGGCGCGAGGCCGCGAGCGCGGCAGACGCAGCTTCAACGTCGATCCGGAATTCGATGATCGCCATCACGTCGAGCATGCTGGACAGGTCGGCAGCCGGCAATTGCACCGGCTGCGCCGACACGGGCGCGAGCACGAACGTGCCAATCCCGTGGCGCGTCTCGACCACTCTCGCCGCCTGCAGACGCGAGATCGCTTCACGCACCACCGAGCGGCTGACGGACAGCTGTTTCATCATCGCGACTTCGGTCGGAATGCGGTCGCCGGGCCTCAGCGTGCCTCGGCGGATTTCATCGGACAGGGTGGCGACCACCTTCTCGGTCAGGCTGCTCATGAGTGGAATTAGTCAGTTGATCGGCTGGCGTGCGCACGTCGCGCGAGGGTGAGCGTCGCGTAAAACCCGGAGCGGCGCGCCGGTCGAGCCATCATAGCGCTAGTCAGGATCAAGACGCGCCGCGCTCACTTGTTGACAAGCCGCGCAGGCGTGACGAGCGCCAGCAAGCCACCGAGCACCATGAAGCCGGCGAGCAGGAACATACCGGCCGACGTACTGTGCGTGAGCACCGTCAAGTAGCCGAACAGCGACGGCGAGAAGAGCCCGGCCAGATTGCCGAGCGAACTGATCATCGCGATACCGGCAGCCGCTGCGCCGCCGCTCAGCAGCGCGGTCGGCTGCGCCCACAGCAGCGGCGCCACCGCGAACACGCACATCGATGCCGCGGTCATGATGACAACCGTCATCGTGAGATCGTTGCTCCACAGCGTGCTCAACGCGAGGAGCGCGGCGCCGGCAAACGCGGGTATGGCGAGATGCCAGCGGCGCTCGCGCCGCTTGTCCGAACTCATGGAGAGCGCAACCATCGCGATGGCCGCGAACGCGTATGGAATGGCCGTCAGAAAGCCCACGCTCAGCGAACTGCCGTGTCCCGCGCGCTGCACGAGGGTCGGCAGCCAGAAGCTGATGCCCATGTTGCCGGTGGCGAACGCGAACAGCATCAGGCTCATCAGCCAGATGCGAGGGTTCGTGAACACGCTGCTCGTGCTGGCGGCGGGCTTCTGGGCATTTTCGCGTGCGATGTTGGCCGCGATGACATTTTTCTGTTCATCGG includes:
- a CDS encoding FadR/GntR family transcriptional regulator, whose translation is MSSLTEKVVATLSDEIRRGTLRPGDRIPTEVAMMKQLSVSRSVVREAISRLQAARVVETRHGIGTFVLAPVSAQPVQLPAADLSSMLDVMAIIEFRIDVEAASAALAASRRSEHHLKQMRGALERFETELERGSTDTVAHDIEFHLQIARASGNRYFFDVLSQLGRAVSPRTRLGSAEIAELDHVEHLRNVLNEHRLIYRAIERQDADDARAAMRMHLSNSRERLRRAHEVGTAGV
- a CDS encoding alpha/beta hydrolase, with translation MPPSTPIQDDDLKRFETSGAPPLPASAESGYVEHNGARIWYACFGTGAPVILLHGGLGHSGNWGYQVLALVDAGRRVIVIDSRGHGRSTRDARPYSYELMASDVLAVMDVLDLTKAAFVGWSDGACTSLVLASLAPERVLGVFFFGCNMDPSGARAFVPTPVIERCFRRHSADYAELSSTPDDFDTFVAAVSAMMKTQPNYSANDLARIGVRVAIVQSEHDEFIKPEHADYLARTIPGAKLIRLADVSHFAPLQRPAAFNRVVLDFLNDVAD
- a CDS encoding TonB-dependent siderophore receptor; this translates as MQKPLVAGRPFFTRGPRRTPSLLSAGLLVSVGMTLSTLSQSGWAQAAASDAGATLPAVSVSASKDAAVAQADTVSAGALGSRKQVDTPFSTHVVTSDEAQDLFATTANDLYKYDPAVSVTSDNAISENSMFTVRGMPIDTLNSVKIDGQTFPSWDADLSLEPFEQVELLKGLSGFMYGFGAPGGIVNYVLKRPTDTPYRSFTFGYKSAGVFTEALDLGGRFGNDNRFGYRLNLANEDGNTAEDNGHVRRQSASLAFDFRITPDLTFTADALYQKRKTNGTLFGLMFGSGLGIPDASTVTHALTQPQNYYQTEFASFGTGLDYRLSDNWHASVKYRFAKENRTNSDSLLYVSDNAGNYSNTLYAAMTRYFYQNVDAMVEGKFSTGSIRHDVVMGASFETQTSEYSNSTGWNQGYFLGNGNLYGSTLLSNADVSIGEDLYRQQRTTQAALFASDTLQFTSRWSALAGVRYTQYREHVYDPTQAVTSQYSANPVSPTFALMFKTDPYSTLYASYVQSLQQGGAASNTDVNYPATFGPLRSKQYEIGFKSDHSKWGANLALFRVDQGYYYSNPAHVFVQDGTQRYTGIDASGWLAVTGEWRVLGGVMWLDTKAVGIDDPTIEGKRIYGAPRFTVTGRVEYNPAYLRPLTLAFGGKYVGNQAVDAANSQFVPAYTTFDLSGRYETKIAGKDVTFRAGINNIFNRRYWTTAWGYYVAPSATRTAVASATLQF
- a CDS encoding NADP-dependent isocitrate dehydrogenase produces the protein MSTPPKIIYTLTDEAPALATYSLLPIVKAFTRSSDVIVETRDISLAGRIIAAFPDYLSAEQKGSDDLAELGGLTTRPEANIIKLPNISASVPQLKAAIAELRDQGYKLPPYPDVAATDAEKDVKARYDKIKGSAVNPVLREGNSDRRAPLSVKNYARKHPHKMGAWTADSKSHVAHMSGGDFYGSEKSALIARAGAVKIELTAADGSKTVLKEKTNVQAGEIIDASVLSKNALRKFIEAEIDDAKAKGVLFSVHLKATMMKVSDPIIFGHVVSVFYQDVLTKHADALAKAGFNPNNGIGDLYARLKDLPAETREAIEADIKAQYEKRPHLAMVNSDKGITSLHVPSDVIVDASMPAMIRESGKMWGADGALHDAKAVIPDRCYAGVYQAVIEDCKKNGAFDPVTMGTVPNVGLMAQAAEEYGSHDKTFQIPANGVVKVTDATGTVLIEQPVEAGDIWRMCQTKDAPVQDWVKLAVNRARATNTPAVFWLDPARAHDAQIIKKVEQYLKDHDTNGLDIRIMTPVEATKFSLERIRAGKDTISVTGNVLRDYLTDLFPIMELGTSAKMLSIVPLMEGGGLFETGAGGSAPKHVQQLVEEGFLRWDSLGEFLALAASLEHLSNAYHNPKAQVLAKTLDQATGKFLDNDKSPARKVGGIDNRGSHFYLAMYWAEALAAQTEDAQLQAQFSGVAKAMAENEARILEELAAAQGKPVDIGGYYRPNVDKTSQAMRPSATLNKIVDAIA